Proteins encoded together in one Ptiloglossa arizonensis isolate GNS036 chromosome 9, iyPtiAriz1_principal, whole genome shotgun sequence window:
- the LOC143151373 gene encoding uncharacterized protein LOC143151373 isoform X2 encodes MQLWKFQVTIVLKSNNLCKHVTKRSRREDTDEAWERKVVNSRKKFSVSADVRTCPGKMADPLRYVTSATLKL; translated from the exons ATGCAACTATGGAAATTTCAGGTAACGATTGTACTTAAATCAAATAATCTGTGCAAACATGTAACTAAAAGAAGTCGAAGAGAAGATACAGATGAAGCTTGGGAAAGAAAAGTTGTAAATTCCCGAAAg aAGTTTTCCGTTAGTGCTGACGTTCGAACTTGCCCGGGAAAAATGGCCGATCCCTTGCGGTACGTGACGTCAGCAACACTTAAGCTATGA
- the LOC143151373 gene encoding uncharacterized protein LOC143151373 isoform X1, giving the protein MEAQYRKNEKNCCKNFNKSLTCESYTNQNYSLELNTQKTKQIEVKYSYVYNLVKDKIVNVKYCPTKEQPEYILRKSLKHIKFKKLKGHSVNNLNERIFIR; this is encoded by the coding sequence ATGGAAGCTCAATataggaaaaatgaaaaaaactgTTGCAAGAACTTTAACAAGAGTTTAACATGTGAATCGTATACGAATCAAAATTATTCATTGGAATTGAATACACAGAAGACTAAGCAAATCGAAGTCAAATATTCCTATGTATATAATCTAGTCaaagataaaattgtaaatgtGAAGTACTGTCCTACCAAAGAGCAACCAGAGTATATTTTGAGGAAATCATTAAaacatattaaatttaaaaaattaaaaggtcATTCcgtaaataatttaaacgagagAATCTTTATTCGTTAA
- the LOC143151373 gene encoding uncharacterized protein LOC143151373 isoform X3: MQLWKFQVTIVLKSNNLCKHVTKRSRREDTDEAWERKVVNSRKVEYRKTLPNGIVKQ, from the exons ATGCAACTATGGAAATTTCAGGTAACGATTGTACTTAAATCAAATAATCTGTGCAAACATGTAACTAAAAGAAGTCGAAGAGAAGATACAGATGAAGCTTGGGAAAGAAAAGTTGTAAATTCCCGAAAg gTTGAATACAGGAAAACACTACCAAATGGGATTGTCAAACAATGA